GCTGGAACCGCAACGTTCCCTCTTGGAATGGCTGGTGAAACGGTGACGTTCACCGTACCAATCACCGAAGATTCGGTCGTGGAAGGCACGGAGTCGCTGAACATCGTGCTCAGCAATCCACTACCTATCGCAACACCGGCTGGTCCGATCGCAACCACCGATGGTTCGGTTTCGATTACCGACAACGACGGTACCGCCACGGTTTCCGCCGATGTGACGACTGTCAACGAAGGTGACGGAACGGCCACAGTCACATTGACGCTAGACAAGGACTACCAAGGTGGCCTGACAGTCGACTACACCACGGCTGACAACACAGCGGATGGTTCGGATTACTCGGCCACCACGGGAACAGCAACGTTCATCGCCGGAACAGCTGGTGAAACGGTGACATTTACCGTTCCAATCACCGAAGATTTAATCGTCGAAGGAACGGAGTCGCTGAACATCGTGCTCAGCAATCCTCTGCCTATCGCAACACCCGCGGGTCCGATCGCCACCGCCGACGGTTCGGTTTCGATCACCGACAACGATGGCTCGGCCACCGTGTCGGCCAGTGTAACGACCGTGAATGAAGGTGACGGAACGGCCACAGTCACATTGACGCTGGACAAGGACTTCCAGGGTGGCCTGACGGTCGACTACACCACCGCTGACAACACGGCGAGTGGATCGGATTACTCGACTACGACGGGAACTGCGACGTTCACCGCCGGCACAGCCGGTGAAACGGTAACGTTCACCGTACCAATCACCGAAGATTTGGTCTTGGAAGGCACTGAGTTGCTGGACATCCAGCTCAGTAATCCTCTTGCTCTCGGATCACCTGCTGGCGCGATCAGCACTGTCGATGGTTCCGTTTCGATCACCGACAATGACGCGTCAGCGACCGTCAGCGTTGTATCGCAAGTCGTCAATGAAAATGCTGGCACGGTGACCGTCACGGTCCAATTGGACAAAGCCGTCCAAGGTGGTTTCACAGTTGATGTTGCCACGGCGGACGGCACTGCTATTGCTCCTGGTGATTACACCGCCGTACCTACCACCACTTTGAATTTTGCTGGCAACGCTGGCGAAACTCAAACGTTCACGGTCGACATCATCGACGACATGATTATCGAACCAAGTGAAACGCTGGACATTGTCTTGTCGAACGTGGTGCCGGGCGGACTGGTGAACGCCACCGATATCGTGACGGTCAACGGAGACATCGAAATCTCGGTCGATGACACTGCCGAAGTATCGCTGATACCCGTTGTCACCACGACGACTGAAGGCGGACCTATCGACAAGGCCGAGTACACACTCGCGTTGTCACCTGGAACAACCAGTTCGACGCCAACGACCGTTGACTTTAACACCGGCGGAACGGCCCGACGGATCGCTGGTCCAAATGCTCACCAAGTCGTTGACTACACTATCTGGGCCGACGATGGTGCGGGCAACTTCACCGAAGTCACCGGAACTCAACTGACGATTCCAGCGGGCGTCAATTCGATCGCTATCGAACTTCGTGTAGTCGACGATGTTGTCGTCGAAGTGCAAGAAACCGTTGACCTGCAATTGACCGGCACAACGGGCGGCGCGGTCGCCGCGGGAGATCCTGGCATCACGCTGGGATCGCCGCTTGGCGGAGTCAGCACGATTGATGACAACGATTCAGCAATGCTGATCATCAAGTCAATTGACGGAGTTGATGATGTGGCCAGCGAAACGGGCATAGGTGATCCGATCGACAAGGCAACCTTCCGAGTACGCTCGGTTGTGCCTGGCAGTGTTACGCCGACAAATCCGCTCGGCACACCAGCTCCGATCGCTTTCAACGTATCGGTCGGTTACGACATCAGCAGCGATTCGGCCCTGAACACACTTGACTACACCGCAATCGCTGGATCGGTGTTCTTCGCACCAGGCGTGACAGAAGTACCAATCGACATCCTGCCATTTGACGACTCAGAGTCGGAGGGACCAGAAACAGTCACATTGACGCTGGACGACACGTCCGAATCGACCACCCTTGTCGGTGCACCGATTCACTTGGTGCAGGTCGACCCTGGCAACTGTGACACGGACACGATCACTATCTTGGACAACGACTTCGGAGATATCGTCGTTGAAGTTGGCAATGTGACCGCGAACGAAGGCGATGGAACCGTCTTTGTAAGCGTAACTCTGCAAACGAGTATCCCGGTGACGTCCAGTGCGATTCCGGTGACGTTGAACTTCACACCTCTGGGAGCAACCCCAGGCGTAGACTTCACCGTTGCGTCACCCACCGTGACGTTCAACCCTGGTGACCTTGCGGGCACGGTCTTGCAAGTTGCCATCGATATCGTTGACGATCCAATGTTGGAATCGATCGAAGCGTTCGGTATCACGATGACATCAACTTACGTCCCAGGTGTCGGTGAACCAGCACTTGATCTGACAGATGTCGGCGCCGGTGTGATTATCGACAACGATGCGATGCAAGTCACCGATGTGAAAGTCTCGTCGACGAACTGGCTCGATGACTTCAAGGACCTAGCCGACGGCGAAGCACTCGGTTCGGGATCCGGGGTCGGCTACTCGATCCCGACCGGCACTGGAACGCAGGTCAATCCATTGCCATGGGTGGAAATCAACCAATTGATCGTGACGTTCAGCAAGGACATCGATCCCGCGTCGGTCATTCCAGGTACCAACGTGGTCCTGCAAGGTTTTGACACGACGCCGACTTACAACGTGACTGTGATGGGTAATCAATTGCTGATTGAAATCACGACTCCAGGTGCGACCACTCCAGCCCTGGCAAAAGATAACTACAGTATCAAAATCCTCGACACGGTTCTGTCGGTTGGCGGGGCTCCGCTGGATGGTGACTTCACCAACGGCAGCGACGCATTGCCGTCCGGCGGAGCGGTTGCAACCGGATCACCTGGTAATCAACTGAGCTTCCACTTTGTCGTCAATCCGGGTGATGCCACTCAAAACGGCATCACGGACACGGCCGACATTGCGAGCCTGTTTGGACAATTCTTCCAGGGCCCGGCCGGCAACTACTCCATTTTCACGGACTTTACCGGCAACGCGTTCATTGACACGTCGGACTTATCTGTCGCCTTCGGCAACTTCTTTGGCAGCCCACCTGTAACCTTCCCACTGATTGAGGCCTCTAGCGACGAAGACATTCTGGAAGACTCGACGGTGGAATCGATGGCACTCGCCATGATCGATTCGGTCCAGGACGATGAAGACGACGACGATTCCAATATCTTCGACGAGGCACTGCTTGATGTGCTGGGCGATTTGCTCTAGCACTTTTATAGGAATTGCCTTGCCGCCCCCCCCCACCCTGGCTACACTCAGTCAATCAACACCCGAAGGAAATAAAATCATGTCACGCTTGTTTATTGCAATCTGCTTGATTGCCTCACTCGCCGGCGATGGCGATGCTGCGGTCGTCTTGCAACTTGACACCTATAAAGGCGCCGCCCTCTCCGACGACTTTGCAATCGGTGATACGGTTACCGTTCGCTTAAGTGCGGTGGATGCTGCCGGAACGGGGCCCGACTTCACCGCGGATGACCTCCGAGGATTCCAGGTCACTCTGCAAGCCGCGGGCCCAGCTGCGACGACGGTAGACAGTGCGATCGGATTGGAAACCTATGGGACTGGATTTAATATTTTACCACCCACGGCAGGAACCTACTCGGGTGGAAACCGTGTCCTTGCCGCGAATGCGTTCCCGTTCATCACAATTCCGGTTGCAAGCCCGTACCAATTGGCGGAGTTTTCATTTGATGTTGGAGCTGCTGACGCGGGCGTCACAAACATTAGCTTCACCAACGTTGGTGCGTTTGATAACACGATCACGTTTGGCAATGGCCCCGTCAACGGCTACAACCTTGCCGGTGGACAACTCACATTGGCTCCAAAGTCATTTACGGTCCAAGCGATACCCGAACCTGCCAGCTTTGCGATCCTGGCCGTCGGCGTTGGAGGATGGTGCATTCGACGACGTCGACGCGTTCCGATTTCTTGATCATTTAGATCTAAGTATCGCGAATTGAGTAGGGAAGCCATGGCATTGTCATGGCTTCTTCTACTGAGATATTTCGGCCGTGTTTCCCATTGTGATCTCACGCTCGCAATGGCACTTTCTTACGATCAAGGCATTCCGTTGTGCGTCTGATTTCGGCTCTGCTGTTTGTCGCAATTTGGGCCAGCGTCCGAGGACAGACGGCGGCAAACGCAGCCCTGGTTATCGACATCAATTATGCCGGAACCCCAGCGTACGCGCCAGCGTTCGTGAATGCCAAACTCACCTGGGAATCGCGGTTGTCTGGATACCAAGACGGGACCGTGCTCTTTGCATCGCCGG
The Rubripirellula reticaptiva DNA segment above includes these coding regions:
- a CDS encoding PEP-CTERM sorting domain-containing protein, which encodes MSRLFIAICLIASLAGDGDAAVVLQLDTYKGAALSDDFAIGDTVTVRLSAVDAAGTGPDFTADDLRGFQVTLQAAGPAATTVDSAIGLETYGTGFNILPPTAGTYSGGNRVLAANAFPFITIPVASPYQLAEFSFDVGAADAGVTNISFTNVGAFDNTITFGNGPVNGYNLAGGQLTLAPKSFTVQAIPEPASFAILAVGVGGWCIRRRRRVPIS